GGCCAGCCTGCTCGCCGCCTTCGCGGCAGTCAAGGCCGAGGGGGCCAGGTCAGGCGCTTGCGGAAAGTCCAGCGGGTTGATGAAGTCGATCAGCAGCAGCGCTCGGCGGCTGCGAGGCAGGTCGGACTCATCCATCGGGGCCACCTACTGGCCGCACCGAGGCCGACGACTCTTTCAGCACGCTGATCCCCCCATCGGCCTCCAGGAACGCGTATTGCATGTCTTTCAAGTCGCAATCGGCTTCGCGCAGGGCCCGCTCCACATCCAGCCGCGGCACGTGGTTGCGCCGCAGCGTCTGGTCGAAAATCCTGCCATCGCGCCCGATCAGCACCGGCGCGCCTTCCACGAGCGTCTGCATGCGCATGCTGCGTGCACTGACCAGTGCGACCAACGCGTTGAGCCCGACCAAGGTGGCGGCCGCGAGCAGACCTCCCGTCACCGAATCTTCCCCGCCGCTGAGGCCCGAGGACACGGACTCGCTCAGCAACATGACCACGAGCAGATCGAACGGTGTGAACTGGCCCACCGTGCGCTTGCCCGAGACGCGCACCAGCACCAGCAGCACCAGGTAGATGATGGCGGCCCTGACAGGCAACTCCCACCAGGGACCGTAGAGCGCAAACATGACGCACCTCGCCTTGGGTGATCGAAGACCCGCACGTGGCAATCCGCGCGCCCGCCCGGCACCGCTCTTCGTGGCAGGGTCCCGGCTTTACCGCTTCTTGTTTCTTGCGGCAAATTTTTCCATCCGCCTGTGTGCCGTGTCGAACAGTCGGCGCGTGCAGATGCCGGCACCATCCGGCACGCACCACTTCAAACTCGCACGATGGATCTGCTCAATGCCCTGCAATGGCCTGCCATGCTGGTCACGCTGCTGGCGTCCTGGCTGGTGGCATCCCGCCACGCCCCACGGCGCAACGCCGGCTTCTGGCTGTTTCTGGCCAGCAATGTCCTGTGGGTGGTCTGGGGCTGGCATGCGGGAGCGCATGCGCTCATCGCCTTGCAGGTGGGGCTGGCGGCCTTGAATCTGCGCGGCACCCGGAAAACCGAAGATCGCAGTGGGTAGGCGCGTGCTGGTTGCGCTGTGGGAGGCGATCAGCCGCGCCGTGCGGCCTCGATCGTCGCGATGTCGATCTTCGCCATTTTCTGCATTGCGTCGAACACGCGCCTGGCCGCGGCGCGATCGGGGCCCGCCATGGTCTCGGTGAGCACACGCGGCGTGATCTGCCAGGAGACGCCCCAGCGGTCCTTGCACCAGCCGCACACGCTCTCCTGCCCACCGTTGCCCACGATGGCGTTCCACAGGCGGTCGGTTTCGTTCTGGTCGTCGGTCGCGATCTGAAAGGAAAACGCTTCGCTTTGCTTGAACTGCGGGCCACCGTTGAGCCCCACGCAGGGAATGCCCATGACGGTGAACTCGACCGTCAGCACATCGCCTTCCTTGCCATCGGGGTAGTCGCCCGGCGCGCGCATGACCGCGCCCACCGAACTGTCCGCAAACGTCTTCGCATAGAACTGCGCCGCTTCAACAGCGCCACCCTCGTACCAGATGCACACGGTATTTGCCCGGGTCATATGCATTCTCCGAAGTTTTGTTGCACCCCCGGCTCAAGAACCGGTCACAGCCTCCATCGTAATACCGGACGTGCCTGAACCCGTCGGACGAACCGGATGGTGTCGTAGGTTTGCACCGACAGGCAACCTTCAACTGCCCGTCGAAGCGTAACGGCGCAACCCGATGCGCCACGCACCAAAAGCGAGCGCGAGGAACACGAATCCGGCCACGGGCGACACCCCACCCACCCAGCCCGGTGCGCCCAGCGGATCGGCTTTGCCGAGGATGGCCAGCGCGGGGTAGTACGCCACACAGGCCAGCGGCACCGCGAAGGTAAGCACCGCGCGGAACCAGCGTTCGTACAAGGCCAGCGGGTACTGCGCCGCCTGCACGCCACCGTAGGTCAACACATTGGCGACCTCCAGGCTCTCCACGGTCCAGAACGACAGCGTGCCCTGCAGCACCAGAATGCCGAGGAACAAGGCCACGCCGCCAGCCAGCGCGAACAACGCGATGGCGACCGTGGACGGGGTCCACACGATGCCTGCCGCGGACGTCGCAAAAGCGAGCACCAACAGCCCCTGCGCCAGGCGGCCGAGGCGGCTGATGCGCACGTCGTGCCCCATCAGCTGCAGCGCCAGCGGGCGCGGGCGCAGCAGCAGGCGGTCGAACGCACCGGTGCGCAGAAACTCGGTGCCCAGCGTATCAAAGCCGCGCCCCAGGGCATCGGCGACGGCGAACATGCAGTTCACCAACCCGTAGAACAAGGCCACCTCGCCCAGGCGCCAGCCCTGCACGTCGCCGAAGCGGTGGAACAGCGCCCACACCGCGACCACCTCGATGCCGGTGGCCAGGAACTGGCCCAGGGTGAGCATCAGCGCCGAGGCCGGGTAGCGCGCCTGGCCACTCAACGAGGCCACGGCGAGGCGGGTGAACATGCCCAGCGAGCCCATGCCCATGCGCTTCATCCGCCCTGCACTTCCAGCCGGCGCATGGTGCGGCCCATGGCCACCCGGCCCACCAGCACGATCACGGCCATCCACGCCGCCTGCAGCGCCAACCCGCCCAGCACGGCCGCACCCGAGAACTCCCCAAAATAGATGCGCGCGGGAATGTCCATCACGCCCGCCAGGGGCTGCAGGAGCAATGCGGTCTGCCATGCGTCGGGCAGCAGCGCCAGCGGCAGCAGGTTGCCGGAGAACACGATGACCAGGGGCGCGGCCAGCGCATTGATGCCGCGCTCGCTGAGCGCCGACACCGTGGCGATGTTGAGCAACATCACCATCGAGGTCGACAACAGCAGGGCGAGCAACACCGACAAGGTGAAGCCGATGCCCGCGGCCATGCCGGCCGGCGGTTGCCACGCCCACTCGCCCAGACCTGCCAGCGGCAAGGCCACGCCCGCGAACGCCAGCATCAGCGCCGCGCGCGGCAGCACGCGTGCCGCCGCCCAGCCCGCCGAGCGCACGAACCAGAACCCATAGGCGTCGACCGGCCGCAGGCGGTCGTAGGCCACGGCGCCCGTGCGCACGGCCTGCGCCACCTCGGGGTCGCCCAACCATGGCAGCAGCGCCAACAGGCCCTGCGCGAGCCAGGTGTAGGTGATGGCCTGTGCCAGGGACATCGGCGCATCCGCCTCCGAGGCGCCGTTGTAGAACGCCATCAGCACCATGACCTTGATGCCGCCCCACCAGCACTGTGTGACAAAGCCCGCATAGGCCGCGGTGCGGTATTGCAGCATCTGCAGGAAGCGGGAGGCAAAGGCCGCGCCATACGGGCGCAGAAGATCGCGGGGAGCCATGGGAGAAGCGCTCTCAGGGTTCGGTCGCGCCGTGCATGGCGTAGAAGCGCGCGATCACGGCCTCGATGGTCATGCCTTCGTCTTCCGCGTCTTCGGGCAGGCCATCGTTCAAGCGCCGCGCGGCCACCACCTGGGCGCGCAGCGCCTCGACCGCGCCATCGGCCAGCACGCGGCCGTGCCCGATCACGATCACGCGCTCGGCCAAGGCTTCGATGTCGTGCATGTCGTGCGTGGTCAGCAGCACGGTGGTGCCGCGCTCGCGGTTGGCGCGGCGCACGAAGTCGCGCACGGCGAGCTTGGAGGGGGCATCGAGCCCGATGGTGGGTTCGTCGAGAAACAGAATCTCGGGCTCGTGCAGCAGCGCCGCCGCGATCTCGGCCCGCATGCGCTGGCCCAGCGACAACTGGCGCACCGGCTGGTCGAGCAGGCGATCGAGCTGGAGCAGCGCCACCAGCTCGTCGCGCGTGCGGGCGAAGCGCACCGGCTCGATGCGGTAGATGTCGCGCAGCAGCGCGAAGCCATCGCCCACCGGCAGGTCCCACCACAGCTGGGTACGCTGGCCGAAGACCACGCCGATGCGCGCCACGTGTGCCTGCCGGTCGGTGAAGGGGTCGCGCCCGTTGACCTCGACGCGCCCGCCGTCGGGCCGCAGGATGCCCGCCAGGATCTTGATGGTGGTGGACTTGCCCGCCCCATTGGGCCCGATGAAGCCCAGCAGCTCGCCGCGCTGCAGCTCGAAGGACACGCCCGACAGCGCCTCGACCGTGCGGTAGCGCGGCCGCGCCAGGGCACGCAAAGCCCCGAGCACGCCCGGGTCGCGCTCGTGGATGCGGTAGGTCTTGCGGAGTTGGTGAACGGCGATCTGGGGCATGGCGC
The sequence above is a segment of the Hydrogenophaga sp. BPS33 genome. Coding sequences within it:
- a CDS encoding DUF421 domain-containing protein; protein product: MFALYGPWWELPVRAAIIYLVLLVLVRVSGKRTVGQFTPFDLLVVMLLSESVSSGLSGGEDSVTGGLLAAATLVGLNALVALVSARSMRMQTLVEGAPVLIGRDGRIFDQTLRRNHVPRLDVERALREADCDLKDMQYAFLEADGGISVLKESSASVRPVGGPDG
- a CDS encoding VOC family protein, which produces MTRANTVCIWYEGGAVEAAQFYAKTFADSSVGAVMRAPGDYPDGKEGDVLTVEFTVMGIPCVGLNGGPQFKQSEAFSFQIATDDQNETDRLWNAIVGNGGQESVCGWCKDRWGVSWQITPRVLTETMAGPDRAAARRVFDAMQKMAKIDIATIEAARRG
- a CDS encoding ABC transporter permease — encoded protein: MGSLGMFTRLAVASLSGQARYPASALMLTLGQFLATGIEVVAVWALFHRFGDVQGWRLGEVALFYGLVNCMFAVADALGRGFDTLGTEFLRTGAFDRLLLRPRPLALQLMGHDVRISRLGRLAQGLLVLAFATSAAGIVWTPSTVAIALFALAGGVALFLGILVLQGTLSFWTVESLEVANVLTYGGVQAAQYPLALYERWFRAVLTFAVPLACVAYYPALAILGKADPLGAPGWVGGVSPVAGFVFLALAFGAWRIGLRRYASTGS
- a CDS encoding ABC transporter permease translates to MAPRDLLRPYGAAFASRFLQMLQYRTAAYAGFVTQCWWGGIKVMVLMAFYNGASEADAPMSLAQAITYTWLAQGLLALLPWLGDPEVAQAVRTGAVAYDRLRPVDAYGFWFVRSAGWAAARVLPRAALMLAFAGVALPLAGLGEWAWQPPAGMAAGIGFTLSVLLALLLSTSMVMLLNIATVSALSERGINALAAPLVIVFSGNLLPLALLPDAWQTALLLQPLAGVMDIPARIYFGEFSGAAVLGGLALQAAWMAVIVLVGRVAMGRTMRRLEVQGG
- a CDS encoding ABC transporter ATP-binding protein; amino-acid sequence: MPQIAVHQLRKTYRIHERDPGVLGALRALARPRYRTVEALSGVSFELQRGELLGFIGPNGAGKSTTIKILAGILRPDGGRVEVNGRDPFTDRQAHVARIGVVFGQRTQLWWDLPVGDGFALLRDIYRIEPVRFARTRDELVALLQLDRLLDQPVRQLSLGQRMRAEIAAALLHEPEILFLDEPTIGLDAPSKLAVRDFVRRANRERGTTVLLTTHDMHDIEALAERVIVIGHGRVLADGAVEALRAQVVAARRLNDGLPEDAEDEGMTIEAVIARFYAMHGATEP